One Streptomyces sp. R28 DNA window includes the following coding sequences:
- the paaN gene encoding phenylacetic acid degradation protein PaaN, with translation MAAELTAHELIAKHRPTLDQALEAIRTRAYWSPHPEHPKAYGENGSLDAAAGKAAFDATLGNRLDLGQAGTDGWVGGEVSPYGIELGVEYPHADIEELLPAMRSGMRAWRDAGAEMRAVVCVEILKRISDRTHEFAHAVMHTSGQAFMMAFQAGGPHAQDRGLEAVAYAYVEQVRTPDTAEWTKPQGKRDPLALNKQFTPVPRGIALVIGCNTFPTWNGYPGLFASLATGNAVLVKPHPRAVLPLALTVQVARQVLSEAGFDANLVALAAERPGEGIAKTLATRPEIRVIDYTGSTVFGDWLEANARQAQVYTEKAGVNTVIVDSTDDYKGMLSNLAFSLSLYSGQMCTTPQNLLVPRDGIRTDEGPKTFDEVVVDLARSVDGLLGDDARANALLGAIVNPDVKARLEAAAGLGEVALASREIANPEFPDAVVRTPVIVKLDGAKPDDEAAYMSECFGPVSFAVAVDSASDAVELLRRTVREKGAMTVGAYTTDDEVEGAIQEVCLEEAAQLSLNLTGGVYVNQTAAFSDFHGSGGNPAANSALCDGAFVANRFRVVEVRREA, from the coding sequence ATGGCCGCCGAACTGACCGCCCACGAGCTGATCGCCAAGCACCGGCCCACCCTCGACCAGGCGCTGGAGGCGATCCGCACCCGCGCGTACTGGTCCCCGCACCCCGAGCACCCCAAGGCCTACGGCGAGAACGGCAGCCTGGACGCGGCGGCGGGCAAGGCCGCCTTCGACGCAACTCTGGGCAACCGCCTCGACCTCGGCCAGGCCGGCACGGACGGCTGGGTGGGCGGCGAGGTGTCCCCGTACGGCATCGAGCTGGGCGTCGAGTACCCGCACGCGGACATCGAGGAGCTGCTGCCGGCCATGCGCTCCGGCATGCGCGCGTGGCGGGACGCGGGCGCGGAGATGCGCGCGGTGGTCTGCGTGGAGATCCTCAAGCGGATCAGCGACCGCACGCACGAGTTCGCGCACGCGGTCATGCACACCTCCGGCCAGGCCTTCATGATGGCCTTCCAGGCGGGCGGCCCGCACGCGCAGGACCGTGGCCTGGAGGCGGTGGCGTACGCGTACGTCGAGCAGGTCCGCACCCCCGACACCGCGGAGTGGACCAAGCCGCAGGGCAAGCGTGACCCGCTCGCGCTGAACAAGCAGTTCACGCCGGTCCCGCGCGGGATCGCCCTGGTCATCGGCTGCAACACCTTCCCGACCTGGAACGGCTACCCGGGCCTGTTCGCCTCCCTCGCCACCGGCAACGCGGTCCTCGTGAAGCCCCACCCGCGCGCGGTACTGCCGCTCGCGCTCACCGTGCAGGTAGCCCGTCAGGTGCTCAGCGAGGCCGGCTTCGACGCGAACCTGGTCGCGCTGGCCGCAGAGCGGCCCGGCGAGGGCATCGCCAAGACCCTGGCCACCCGCCCCGAGATCCGGGTCATCGACTACACCGGCTCGACCGTGTTCGGCGACTGGCTGGAGGCCAACGCCCGCCAGGCCCAGGTCTACACGGAGAAGGCCGGCGTCAACACGGTGATCGTCGACTCGACCGACGACTACAAGGGGATGCTCTCCAACCTGGCCTTCTCCCTGTCCCTGTACAGCGGCCAGATGTGCACGACCCCGCAGAACCTGCTCGTCCCCCGTGACGGCATCCGCACCGACGAGGGCCCCAAGACCTTCGACGAGGTCGTCGTCGATCTCGCCCGCTCGGTCGACGGCCTCCTCGGCGACGACGCCCGCGCGAACGCCCTGCTCGGCGCGATCGTCAACCCCGATGTCAAGGCCCGTCTGGAGGCCGCCGCGGGGCTGGGCGAAGTCGCCCTCGCCTCCCGGGAGATCGCCAACCCGGAGTTCCCGGACGCGGTGGTCCGCACGCCGGTGATCGTGAAGCTGGACGGGGCCAAGCCGGACGACGAGGCCGCCTACATGAGCGAGTGCTTCGGGCCGGTCTCCTTCGCCGTCGCGGTCGACTCGGCGTCGGACGCGGTGGAGTTGCTGCGGCGGACCGTGCGCGAGAAGGGGGCGATGACCGTCGGGGCGTACACCACCGACGACGAGGTCGAGGGCGCGATCCAGGAGGTCTGTCTGGAGGAGGCGGCCCAGCTGTCGCTGAACCTCACGGGCGGGGTGTACGTCAATCAGACGGCCGCGTTCTCCGACTTCCACGGCTCGGGCGGCAACCCGGCCGCCAACTCCGCACTGTGCGACGGGGCGTTCGTGGCGAACCGGTTCCGGGTCGTCGAGGTGCGTCGGGAGGCCTAA